GATAGCTGGACGAATATCCCGGGAGTCGACATTACGTTCGTCGAGGACGAACCGCGAAGCATCAAGGCCACCGGCTACGACAACGTCAACACCGTAAAATGGATCGAACGAGCGTGGAGAGAGTTGCCTTTCTCGCCGCCTTCCAGCGCCCTCGCCGTAACGATCTCGACGTATACCACCGACGACATGGTCATCGTGGATAGCGACACCCATTTTAACGGCGAGGATTTTCAGTGGTGCGCGATCAATTCTCCCGAAGAAGAAAACGGTGACTGCGTCGACATTCAAAACATCGCGACGCATGAATTCGGCCATTTCATCGGCCTCGACCATTCTTCGGAAAATATCTTTGAGCCCGAGTCCAAACTCTATCTCGCTACGATGTTCTTCGCCTCGGGTCCCCGCGAAACCTTTCGCCGACTTCTGAAGGAAGACGATCAGGCCGCCGCTTTGAATCTTTATCCCACGGAAGACCCGAACGAACCGCTGATTGAATCGATTTCGCCGAACGTTGTGAATCCCGCGACCACGAGCGCCACGGCGGTTCGCATCGTCGGGCAAAACTTCTTGAACCACAGCGCCGCGATGCTGGCCACCCGGGGAGACCGGGGCGACGTGGTCGGCCGTGTGATCTCCGTCAGTGAAAACGAGATGAACGTGGTCTTCGATCTCTACGGCCTTCCATCGGGTGGCTACGACGTCGTTGTGGCCAATGCCTTCGATCGAACCGATCGGGTTGAAGAGGGATTCCGGTTGTCGGGAAATTCGGGCAATGTGGATGGGTCCTACACGTCGGGAGACGGAAACGGAGGCTTCGGCTCTTCCGGTGGAGGAGGGTGCGACATTCCCGCACAGCCGGACCAAGCCGGCGTACCGGGTTCGGCGATCTTAGCGCTCCTGCTTCCCTTAATCTTGATCGGCCTGGCCCGGTTTTATCTCTCGCCGGAACCGAGGTCATCGGAACCCAGGCTCGCGGCCAAGAAAGAACCCAAGTAGGTTTCGCGGCTCTTATGGCTGCCAGCCGGCGGTGATGACAAAACCTTGAAAAACATCCGACGTCGAGGAGCCGGGCGTATTGGCCGGGGAAACTCGAGTTGGTGTGCCTGAAAAATTGCTATCCAGTTTAACGTACTGATAACCCAAATCGACGACAAACCGTTCATAGAAAAACCAATAAAGCCCAGCGATAAAGCCGAATCCCGACGTACTGGATCCCGTACCGGTTTCAACCGGCGATTCGGTCAGCTTAACCCACGG
The Bdellovibrionota bacterium genome window above contains:
- a CDS encoding matrixin family metalloprotease, producing the protein MRVLRGTLVGILSGCASIFLASDDAHAFKIVSFNGKFTRFNTKTVSYVVDRSGSDNFENGCDGSGSCLSEREAVRTSFDSWTNIPGVDITFVEDEPRSIKATGYDNVNTVKWIERAWRELPFSPPSSALAVTISTYTTDDMVIVDSDTHFNGEDFQWCAINSPEEENGDCVDIQNIATHEFGHFIGLDHSSENIFEPESKLYLATMFFASGPRETFRRLLKEDDQAAALNLYPTEDPNEPLIESISPNVVNPATTSATAVRIVGQNFLNHSAAMLATRGDRGDVVGRVISVSENEMNVVFDLYGLPSGGYDVVVANAFDRTDRVEEGFRLSGNSGNVDGSYTSGDGNGGFGSSGGGGCDIPAQPDQAGVPGSAILALLLPLILIGLARFYLSPEPRSSEPRLAAKKEPK